The Stygiolobus azoricus genome window below encodes:
- a CDS encoding ABC transporter permease, whose translation MRIPTLLRLKTMIIALVILAVLLGSVIGGYLIIPEANPYTPAGQDAAAPYAVPYWASIFYGNLPPNIDIPPTYDLIAAKSPNVINYWHLTNFTYNGDKVTVIWNDSFGPTGESNFEKTLSTYGNTGNGSIEIIITGPNPLNLTLYHTFDYTYLPPGGFNTFQMQASIYYTSSNAFFVFNGYLINPKNESFWMFASGNTIPTNYITISPVFKYIGAGTWNYIISSSGSASTTPWFYTSNISVAQAALAYNILLHEAFNTTGTYIVEYQINYIPNGGDSKLTIYLSDLFFKFLGSRYGLLGTDNNGASVYAEYVQGGLFDLGLALVVGLAIVGVGAVVGLLAGYYGGKLDQILISISDFILLIPGLALLIILITIFQQIFLGANKVLLIIIVLVILSWPPTARIIRGQTLAVRSMPFIEAARALGMSNMQILRKHVIRHVMPIIIAQLIFDIPAVIGIESALDFLGIGIITFPTWGNMLGFSANAALSAPSFAWWWILPPGIALFLLGISLFYVGEAITRYYGSLTGEVH comes from the coding sequence ATGAGAATCCCTACATTATTACGACTCAAGACAATGATAATTGCATTAGTGATTCTCGCTGTTCTTTTAGGAAGCGTTATAGGAGGATATTTAATAATACCCGAGGCAAATCCCTATACTCCTGCTGGACAAGATGCTGCTGCTCCCTATGCTGTACCATATTGGGCGTCTATATTTTACGGTAACTTACCTCCCAATATAGATATTCCTCCAACTTATGATCTAATAGCTGCTAAAAGCCCAAACGTGATAAATTACTGGCACTTAACCAATTTCACTTACAATGGTGACAAAGTTACCGTAATTTGGAATGATAGCTTCGGTCCTACTGGAGAATCTAACTTTGAAAAGACTCTATCGACTTACGGTAATACTGGAAATGGCTCAATTGAGATAATAATTACTGGGCCTAATCCCCTCAATCTAACCTTATATCATACTTTTGACTATACTTATCTACCACCAGGTGGATTTAATACCTTCCAAATGCAGGCAAGTATATATTATACTTCCTCAAACGCGTTCTTTGTGTTTAACGGTTACTTGATAAATCCGAAAAACGAGTCATTTTGGATGTTCGCCTCTGGAAATACCATACCAACGAATTACATAACTATAAGTCCCGTCTTCAAATATATAGGGGCTGGAACTTGGAATTACATAATATCCAGCTCCGGTAGTGCTAGTACAACACCTTGGTTCTATACTAGTAATATATCTGTTGCACAAGCTGCTTTAGCTTACAATATTTTATTACATGAAGCCTTCAACACTACTGGGACTTACATTGTTGAATATCAAATTAATTACATACCTAACGGAGGAGATTCTAAACTAACCATCTATCTGTCTGACTTGTTCTTTAAGTTTTTAGGTAGTCGATACGGCCTATTGGGAACTGATAATAACGGAGCTAGTGTTTATGCGGAATATGTTCAAGGAGGGTTATTTGATTTAGGACTCGCATTAGTAGTTGGATTAGCTATAGTAGGTGTAGGTGCAGTTGTTGGTCTGTTAGCTGGATATTATGGAGGAAAACTTGATCAGATACTAATTTCTATCTCAGATTTCATTTTATTAATTCCGGGGCTTGCATTACTAATCATCTTAATAACGATATTTCAGCAGATCTTCTTAGGGGCTAACAAAGTCCTTCTAATAATTATTGTCCTAGTAATACTAAGCTGGCCCCCAACAGCAAGAATAATAAGAGGTCAAACTTTAGCTGTAAGGAGTATGCCTTTTATAGAGGCTGCAAGAGCGTTAGGAATGAGTAACATGCAGATACTTAGGAAACACGTAATAAGACACGTTATGCCAATAATAATAGCCCAACTCATATTCGACATCCCGGCGGTAATAGGTATCGAGTCTGCACTGGACTTCCTAGGTATAGGAATAATAACTTTTCCAACTTGGGGTAACATGCTGGGATTCTCAGCTAATGCTGCTTTATCTGCACCATCATTTGCATGGTGGTGGATTCTTCCGCCTGGGATTGCATTATTCCTATTAGGAATAAGCCTATTTTATGTGGGAGAAGCAATTACGAGATATTATGGTTCCTTAACAGGTGAAGTACATTGA
- a CDS encoding ABC transporter permease: MGFLNYALRRAIDRFVLLIALVILMWAIVEGLPELFGINPAIWYAPVGQLGKSASFYQNIINTISILYGFNKPIYVQFVDYMKNLLTFNLGYDFQHHEYVIVEIERALPYTVLLTVPPFIFQTILAIILGSYAAIKRNTWVDHLISNYLIIQYNIPGFFILAVLWVIFAVYVKIVPISAISVINFSKPVTILEAYWLPWVIQTFIFGFPVRGILMRNTMIDIIDSDFIKYARTIGFSERIIRGMARRNALIPVITRTAIDLAFILGGIYFIEYIFGIPGMGYLGVVAALELNIPLLVGSFYLLTLYALIILYINDLIYPLIDPRIKLR; the protein is encoded by the coding sequence ATGGGATTTTTAAATTACGCTCTAAGAAGGGCCATTGATAGGTTTGTACTATTGATTGCCTTAGTGATCCTAATGTGGGCTATAGTTGAGGGCCTTCCAGAATTATTCGGAATAAATCCCGCAATATGGTATGCCCCAGTAGGACAACTTGGTAAGTCAGCCTCTTTTTATCAGAATATAATTAATACGATATCCATATTGTACGGCTTTAACAAACCGATATACGTCCAATTCGTCGATTATATGAAAAATTTACTTACCTTTAACTTAGGTTATGATTTTCAGCATCACGAGTATGTAATAGTTGAAATTGAGAGGGCTTTGCCCTACACCGTACTCCTTACAGTACCGCCTTTTATATTTCAGACAATTTTAGCTATTATTTTAGGGTCCTACGCTGCTATAAAAAGGAACACTTGGGTTGACCATCTTATTTCTAACTATCTGATAATCCAGTATAATATTCCGGGCTTCTTCATATTAGCCGTTTTATGGGTTATTTTCGCAGTTTACGTTAAAATAGTCCCTATATCAGCAATCTCAGTGATTAATTTCAGCAAGCCAGTTACAATACTTGAAGCCTATTGGTTACCTTGGGTAATCCAGACCTTTATTTTTGGATTCCCAGTAAGGGGAATACTCATGAGGAACACTATGATTGACATCATAGATTCGGATTTCATAAAATACGCTAGAACTATAGGATTCAGTGAGAGAATTATCAGGGGAATGGCTAGAAGGAACGCTTTGATCCCCGTAATTACGAGGACTGCAATAGATTTAGCATTCATCCTAGGTGGTATTTACTTCATAGAGTATATTTTTGGCATACCCGGAATGGGATATTTGGGAGTTGTAGCTGCATTGGAGCTCAATATCCCCTTGTTAGTAGGATCCTTCTACTTACTAACTTTATACGCACTAATTATCCTTTACATAAACGACCTAATATATCCTTTAATAGACCCAAGAATAAAGCTAAGGTGA
- a CDS encoding ABC transporter ATP-binding protein, translating to MSLEVRNLNVTYYVGKASMNAVRDVSFSLERGDSLGVIGETGSGKTTLASAIMRILPPNANASGNILLNGEDILNMDIEKFRKTVRWKKISIIPQYSMNSFNPIKKVGEQLVKIILEHEPNTDVHSAVERVMKLFENLNLPPETFQKYPEELSGGQRQRAVIASALLLNPELVIADEPTTALDVINQARVISLIKTRIVDTGHTLIYITHDIAVVAGIAKKIATMYAGKIMEIGDSKKIFKEPLHPYTKGLLASVPDIRYGKVKKIYYIPGDPPDMTKPFRGCPFAPRCSLAKDICREEEPQVRLVNGRLVACHFADKEVIKNV from the coding sequence TTGAGTTTAGAAGTTAGAAACTTAAATGTCACTTACTATGTAGGTAAAGCTTCTATGAATGCCGTAAGAGACGTATCATTTTCCTTAGAAAGAGGAGATTCTCTAGGAGTTATAGGAGAAACAGGCTCAGGAAAGACGACCTTGGCCTCAGCTATAATGAGGATACTCCCTCCTAACGCTAATGCCTCTGGAAACATCCTCCTTAATGGTGAGGATATATTAAATATGGATATCGAAAAGTTCAGAAAGACCGTGAGGTGGAAGAAGATTTCCATAATTCCACAATACTCAATGAACTCCTTTAATCCTATTAAGAAAGTAGGAGAACAATTAGTAAAGATAATACTAGAACATGAACCGAACACGGACGTACACAGTGCTGTTGAGAGGGTGATGAAATTATTTGAGAACTTGAATTTACCCCCAGAGACTTTTCAGAAATATCCGGAAGAGTTATCAGGAGGTCAAAGACAGAGAGCAGTAATTGCCTCAGCCCTTCTCCTAAATCCAGAGTTAGTCATAGCAGACGAGCCTACTACTGCCCTTGACGTGATAAATCAGGCAAGGGTAATATCCTTAATTAAGACGAGAATAGTTGATACGGGACATACACTGATATACATCACTCATGATATAGCCGTTGTAGCTGGAATTGCGAAGAAGATAGCTACTATGTATGCAGGAAAAATAATGGAGATCGGAGACTCTAAAAAGATCTTCAAAGAACCTCTACACCCCTACACAAAGGGACTTCTAGCTTCAGTCCCTGATATCAGGTACGGGAAAGTCAAAAAAATCTATTATATTCCTGGCGATCCACCAGACATGACAAAGCCTTTTAGGGGTTGTCCTTTTGCACCCAGATGTAGCCTAGCTAAGGACATTTGTAGAGAAGAAGAACCTCAAGTGAGACTTGTAAATGGGAGATTAGTAGCGTGCCACTTCGCCGATAAAGAGGTAATCAAGAATGTCTGA